In Juglans microcarpa x Juglans regia isolate MS1-56 chromosome 7D, Jm3101_v1.0, whole genome shotgun sequence, the following are encoded in one genomic region:
- the LOC121239822 gene encoding capsanthin/capsorubin synthase, chromoplastic-like has protein sequence MGTSIRVFSPPPALISSSKFLLPPTFSVSSPRAYKTSSRKLCRHVIRSSKFGNFLDLKPELQPEYLNFDLPWFEPASDRSRFDVIIIGTGPAGLRLAEQLSCYGIKVCCVDPSPLSMWPNNYGVWVDEFESLGLEDCFDKIWPTTCVYINESRTKHLNRRYGRVCRKKLKTKLMEGCLSNGVIKFHKAKVWKIEHREFESSILCDDGNELKASLVVDASGFASTFVEYDKRRNHGYQIAHGILVEVDDHPFYLDKMVLMDWRDSHLGNEPDLRVSNSRFPTFLYAMPFDSNLIFLEETSLVSRPVLSYMEVKRRMVARLRHLGIRVRRVLEDEKCLIPMGGPLPRIPQNVMAIGGTSGVVHPSTGYMVARIMALAPVLANAIAECLGSTRMIRGQPLYHRVWNGLWPLERRYTREFYSFGMETLLKLDLEGTRRFFDAFFYLDPYQWQGFLSSRLSFQELVLLSLSLFEHASNPSRFDIVTKCPVPLAKMVSNLAREAI, from the coding sequence ATGGGGACCTCTATCAGGGTGTTTTCACCACCACCTGCATTAATCAGCAGCAGCAAGTTCTTGTTGCCGCCTACCTTTTCAGTTTCTTCTCCAAGAGCCTATAAGACGTCGTCGAGAAAGCTGTGTCGTCATGTGATCCGAAGCAGCAAGTTTGGAAACTTTCTTGACTTGAAGCCAGAGTTACAGCCCGAGTACTTGAACTTTGATCTCCCATGGTTCGAACCAGCATCTGATCGGTCTCGCTTTGACGTGATCATCATTGGCACCGGCCCGGCTGGTCTTCGTCTTGCGGAGCAACTGTCATGCTATGGAATTAAGGTATGTTGTGTTGACCCTTCCCCACTTTCTATGTGGCCTAATAACTATGGGGTTTGGGTGGACGAGTTCGAGAGCTTGGGGCTTGAGGATTGCTTTGACAAAATATGGCCTACGACTTGCGTGTACATCAATGAGAGCAGGACCAAACATTTGAACCGTCGCTATGGTCGGGTTTGTAGGAAAAAACTGAAAACGAAACTAATGGAAGGATGTCTCTCCAATGGAGTCATTAAGTTTCACAAGGCCAAGGTCTGGAAAATTGAGCACCGGGAGTTTGAGTCTTCCATTTTGTGTGATGATGGGAATGAATTGAAGGCAAGCTTAGTGGTTGATGCGAGCGGCTTTGCAAGCACTTTCGTAGAATATGATAAGAGAAGGAATCATGGGTATCAAATTGCTCATGGAATTTTAGTTGAAGTGGATGACCACCCTTTTTATTTGGACAAGATGGTTCTCATGGATTGGAGAGATTCCCATTTAGGAAATGAGCCTGATTTGCGGGTTAGCAATTCAAGGTTTCCTACTTTTCTCTATGCAATGCCATTCGATTCAAACTTGATATTCTTAGAGGAGACTTCTCTGGTTTCTCGGCCGGTGTTATCATATATGGAGGTGAAGAGAAGGATGGTTGCAAGATTAAGGCACTTAGGAATTAGAGTTAGAAGGGTATTGGAGGATGAGAAGTGTTTGATCCCAATGGGAGGCCCTCTTCCCCGAATCCCTCAGAATGTGATGGCCATTGGTGGGACTTCCGGGGTCGTGCACCCTTCAACTGGGTACATGGTGGCTCGGATAATGGCTCTAGCCCCTGTCTTAGCCAATGCTATTGCCGAGTGCCTTGGCTCAACCCGGATGATTAGAGGGCAGCCACTTTATCATAGAGTGTGGAATGGCCTGTGGCCACTTGAGAGGAGATATACAAGGGAATTTTACTCTTTCGGAATGGAGACTCTTTTGAAGCTTGATCTGGAAGGGACTAGAAGGTTCTTTGAtgctttcttttatttggatCCCTATCAATGGCAAGGGTTCCTTTCCTCAAGGTTGTCTTTCCAAGAGCTTGTTCTGCTAAGCTTATCCTTGTTCGAGCATGCCTCAAATCCGTCCAGGTTTGACATTGTTACAAAGTGCCCTGTGCCCTTAGCTAAAATGGTGAGCAATCTAGCACGGGAAGCTATTTAA